A window of the Roseovarius sp. S88 genome harbors these coding sequences:
- the ilvC gene encoding ketol-acid reductoisomerase, producing the protein MRVYYDRDCDINLIKDKKVAILGYGSQGHAHALNLRDSGAKNLVVALREGSASAKKAEGEGLKVMGIAEAAAWCDLIMFTMPDELQAETYKKYVHENIREGAAMAFAHGLNVHFGLIEPKPGVDVIMMAPKGPGHTVRGEYVKGGGVPCLVAVDNDASGKALEIGLSYCSAIGGGRSGIIETNFREECETDLFGEQAVLCGGLVELIRMGFETLVEAGYAPEMAYFECLHEVKLIVDLIYEGGIANMNYSISNTAEYGEYVSGPRVLPYEKTKKEMKAILTDIQTGKFVRDFMQENQVGQPFFKGTRRMNDAHQIEEVGEKLRAMMPWISAGKLVDQEKN; encoded by the coding sequence ATGCGCGTATACTACGACCGCGATTGCGACATTAACCTCATCAAAGACAAGAAAGTTGCCATTCTGGGCTACGGCTCTCAGGGACACGCCCATGCGCTCAACCTGCGCGACAGCGGGGCGAAGAACCTTGTCGTTGCGCTGCGCGAAGGTTCAGCCAGCGCCAAGAAAGCCGAAGGCGAAGGTCTTAAGGTCATGGGTATCGCCGAGGCGGCAGCCTGGTGTGATCTGATCATGTTCACCATGCCCGATGAGCTTCAGGCAGAGACTTATAAGAAATATGTCCATGAAAACATCCGCGAAGGCGCTGCCATGGCCTTTGCCCATGGCCTCAACGTGCATTTCGGCCTTATCGAGCCGAAGCCCGGCGTCGACGTGATCATGATGGCCCCCAAAGGTCCCGGTCACACGGTACGCGGCGAGTATGTCAAAGGCGGCGGCGTGCCCTGTCTTGTGGCGGTAGACAATGACGCCTCCGGCAAAGCGCTGGAAATCGGCCTCAGCTATTGCTCGGCCATCGGCGGTGGTCGTTCGGGCATCATCGAGACCAACTTCCGCGAAGAATGTGAAACTGACCTTTTCGGCGAACAGGCGGTTCTTTGTGGCGGCTTGGTTGAATTGATCCGCATGGGCTTTGAGACGCTGGTCGAGGCGGGCTATGCGCCGGAGATGGCGTATTTTGAGTGCCTGCATGAGGTGAAGCTGATCGTGGACCTGATCTACGAAGGCGGCATTGCCAACATGAACTACTCGATCTCCAACACGGCGGAATATGGCGAATACGTCTCCGGCCCGCGTGTGCTGCCTTATGAGAAAACCAAGAAAGAGATGAAGGCGATCCTGACGGATATTCAAACCGGTAAATTCGTCCGGGACTTCATGCAGGAAAACCAGGTCGGCCAGCCCTTCTTCAAAGGCACGCGCCGCATGAACGACGCACACCAGATCGAGGAAGTGGGCGAAAAGCTTCGCGCCATGATGCCCTGGATCTCGGCGGGCAAGCTTGTGGATCAGGAAAAGAACTGA
- a CDS encoding Lrp/AsnC family transcriptional regulator, with amino-acid sequence MIELDDLDRKLLGALARDARVSTGALARRYDASQPVVWRRIKRLREAGVLAGRKLELDAAKLGFGVTVFLGVKLATKGRVSLQDFETSVSAIPEVQTVEHVLGMYDYRLRVVARDISDFERVLRRRIMTLPGVGDVEANVLLSEEKRPGPIG; translated from the coding sequence ATGATTGAGCTGGATGATCTGGATCGCAAACTGCTGGGCGCGTTGGCGCGGGATGCGCGGGTAAGCACCGGGGCCTTGGCCCGTCGCTATGACGCCTCGCAACCTGTGGTCTGGCGGCGGATCAAGCGGCTGCGCGAGGCCGGTGTCCTGGCCGGACGCAAACTGGAATTGGACGCCGCGAAGCTAGGCTTTGGCGTAACTGTGTTTCTGGGCGTAAAACTGGCCACCAAGGGCCGCGTTAGCCTGCAGGATTTCGAGACCTCCGTCAGCGCCATTCCGGAGGTGCAAACCGTGGAACATGTTCTGGGCATGTATGACTACCGCCTCCGGGTGGTGGCGCGCGATATCTCTGACTTTGAACGCGTTTTGCGGCGGCGTATCATGACCCTGCCGGGTGTCGGGGATGTAGAGGCAAATGTGCTTCTGAGTGAAGAAAAGCGGCCCGGACCTATTGGGTAA
- a CDS encoding Lrp/AsnC family transcriptional regulator — translation MHKDKDRRILRYLQSDSTLSPAELAERCAISPQSAARRITRLEELGIIKGVTAQIDWQRLGYTVEVSLRFTLDKTHARAFDEFLEAARQVPEVLECQTFLGRVDLRLSVIARDMAHYQEIYRDRILTLPHIAEIEALMHVARIKSDESLPI, via the coding sequence ATGCACAAAGACAAAGATCGCCGGATTCTGCGCTACCTGCAATCTGACTCCACGCTCAGCCCGGCTGAACTGGCAGAGCGCTGCGCCATCAGCCCGCAAAGTGCTGCGCGCAGGATCACGCGGCTGGAGGAGTTAGGGATCATCAAAGGCGTGACCGCGCAAATCGATTGGCAGCGCCTGGGGTATACTGTGGAAGTCTCGCTGCGCTTCACGCTCGACAAAACCCATGCCCGTGCTTTTGACGAATTTCTGGAAGCCGCCCGCCAAGTGCCAGAAGTGCTCGAATGCCAGACGTTTCTGGGTCGGGTTGATCTGCGCCTCTCGGTGATCGCCCGCGACATGGCGCATTATCAGGAAATTTACCGCGACCGCATCCTCACCCTGCCCCATATCGCAGAGATCGAGGCGCTGATGCATGTGGCGCGGATTAAATCCGATGAAAGCCTGCCGATATGA